The following nucleotide sequence is from Zea mays cultivar B73 chromosome 1, Zm-B73-REFERENCE-NAM-5.0, whole genome shotgun sequence.
CAGCTTGTGTCTGCTTGGTTTGAAGTGAGTGATTCCACTGATCGATTTGTTATGGCAACTATCTATGCGATGGTGTAATTTCGTAGCGAAGTGTTAGACCTTCAGTGGGACTCGGGGACATGTGTTCAATCATAAACTGGCATAATCAGACAAGTATTTATGCAATTATCTATATTAGTACTCGTTGCATGTTACTTAGTTCCTTCAGTTTTTAAGCAGGCAAAGCAGTTCCACGGCTGAGTTGGACACTATATGCGGCATTGAAGGGCCTGCTGCGGAACAGATCAAAGATGAAGCAGGTGGTGACCATGTGATGCACGATGCTCTAGTGGGAGTGACAGAAACAGAGTATCAGCTAGACAGTGACCTTAGAGATGTTAGAGGACTGCTGTCCACTGGACTTCTTGAAGGTTTCAGGGTGACCTACATGAAGGATGAGGTGTGTGTTGTTCCTGCTGGCATTAGGATTGTTGATTGAGTAAACTGACTGAAACATAGGGTTTTGTATCTCAAGGACAACATTTATGCTTCATTTTGATTATATTTAGGTGGAGGAGGTTGGACGGATAAATGGACAGGGTTATTCTTGTGGCTGCTCAAAGTGTAATTACAATAGTAATGTAAGCTTTCTGGTACTGTTTGTGTTGCATCAATGATAAGTTATACTGCTCTTTTTAATTTGTCTGGTAACTGACCTCATGATACCTGATAAATTGTAGATTATGAATGCGTGCGAGTTTGAGGAGCATTATGGTCAGTCATTTGACAACCAGATTGATCACATCTTCTTGGATACCGGGATTTCTCTATTCAGGGTGGTGGAAGCACTGAAACCTtgtaagcttaacatgcttgggGATTTCATTGAAGAGAAGATTGGTTTCCCTCCTAATTTGGATGAGTATAACAAGTGGAAAGGTATTTTAGCTAGCACCTAAGGATCTGTTGGTTTTGTGTGTTGCTCAGAATGTGCTAATTTTTTCCTTGTCCTATCTTCCATCTTGTTGATCGTTTAGCTTCATTTCAGAAGAGAAAAGATTATTTAGATGCTGTGGCTTCAGATGGTTGTTTGACTCAGAGGTAGGTTGCATTGCAAAATTTCAATAGGACTTAAGTTCAGATTTATAAATACATATATACTGTGCCATGTTATCTTAAGATCTATTTATGTTCCTATATTCTATATAGTATATATGCATCCATAGTTTTACCTACTATTGTTTTGGGGCTTCAGCTTCTGTATATACTCCGTAAGCCCATAAACCTTGCAAGTGATGGCTTGGGCTAATTGGATGCATTTTCAGTGAGAATTGATTTTTAACTTTGAACTGACATCCCTATCCTTGCTAATTTGTTGTTCTATCTCTTAACTATTTTAGCAAACCTTTTCACCATTTCGATGAAGTGTACTGCCAATTTGCAGTCACTTACATTTAAATCAtcataatgctcctcatgctaaCTTCATCTTGCTGTGAAACCCCACCTCTAGTTCACAGGGGTTGGCTGCAGGGGAGATGATTTACAGTTTGAGAGATTACTTGAAAGATTCTGTCAGCAATAGCATCTCAAACCTTAACTGGAGTGCATCTAAAAGGCGGTCTGGGAGACGGTTTAGACAAGGAGACACTGGGACTTCAACTCCAACCTTTAGCGGAAGCCCAGGCAAAGGGGGTTTTGGCCACTCTACTGACACCTCAGAGAAGAAAGGCACTGAAGAAACTCACAGTGAGAACACAGGAGACCCTCTCAGCATCGATGGTGTTAAGTCTGATTCTCCATTACCTACTGCAGTAACCACTAACCACTCTAAACACGATTCAACAAATTTAGGGCTTTCTTTATCAAGTCCAGTAAAAATCACGCAAAGGCCACTCCGAAACTGCAGCATAGACTCAAAGTCAAAAGAATCAAAAACAAGGTAAACGATTAAATTTTTTGTAACATTTAAGGGATCTCTTTGCAAAAGCTGGTGAAAGGCGCTCTTTTACATGACATTTCGAAATGATGCATAACCTACCATTTCTTCAGGGATACCACTTTGCATCCACTGATTTTCAAGGAGGATGGCCTTGCAGATAATACTTTGTTGACTTACAAGTTAAAGAATGGAGAGGTGCTCTGGATATTTATGTGAACTATATTGGCCCCCTTTTCCGCAATCACCTGAATATGTAGCACTCTTAAGAGGACTCACGCTTCACTGTTTTTAGGCTCTAAAGCAAGGGTATAAACGGGGAACATGCATCATCTGTAACTGTTGCAATCAAGAGGTAAAAACTAAGCAAACATCATTTTTTTTCTTACGCTGTAATTATTCTGCATGAGGACCAATTGATGTTTTTGCTGTTCTGTTTCAACTCCAGTTTTCTCCTTCCCACTTTGAAGAACATGCTGGCATGGGGAGAAGACGGCAACCGTAAGTACCACtatttttgggaagaagtagtgcCTATGCGAACTTTAGTACTCATATAATATAAGAGCTAGAAGTTCCAATTTCCAAAATGGCATTCAATTAACCTTTTGTAATAAAGACCTAAAAAGAGTTCTTGGGTGTTTAAATTCATCTAAGTGGTGAAAATTTTATGTTTCAGGTATCACAACATTTATACATTAGAAGGATTATCACTTCATAAGCTAGCTCTGCAACTGCAAGATCATTTGAATCCAAATGGATTCGACAATGCTAGTGTTTCCAGCGTCAGTGACTACCATAACCTTACTTCTTCAGGTAACTTAATGGGTGCCGTGTAATACTGTAATGTGTACGCCGAGGTTCATTTTAACAACCAATAGCTTATTTAGGTTTCTGTCTATTTTCATTAAATTACCCAGTGCAGATTATTCGGTTTGCTGCATGTTGGGTGGTTATGCCTCATGATCTCTTCCGAATTGGCAGCTATGCCTGCAACCTTTATGAATGCTCAGGCATATATTGGAAGCATAGGAATGTATGTGTGTTTGAGGGAAGTAAGGAACTAGTCCTGGTTCTGTTGTACTGTACCAGTAGGTGATGGAGAGCAACTTGTGGTGTCTAGCCGGTAATATGGCACTACATAAACTGCTTGTCAGATCGGTGGTTTTGGACACTAAAGTGGTCCCGTAGTGGTCGTGTTCCTTGTGTGTGGCGCATTTGTAAGAGTAGAGGTTAGGCCCCTGGCCTATCCACCGGTGTGTTTGTTCCCTTTTCTTTCATAATAAAATGACACATAGCTCTCTTGTGTTTGTTCCCTCCGTCTCCCTGTCTCTCGCTCGTCGGCAGCCACGGCGCACCAACGCCATGATCTTGGCCGGCGATCGTGACACTGCTGACCCTGGAGGGCCTCAACGCCAAGTTCGATGCCAGCCTCACCTCCATCAGCAACACCGTCGCCACCCTCGCGCACTCCGAGGCGTCGCCTTTTCGTCCCAACTCCCAACCACCGTCGGGGGCAACTCCGCCGGCGACCACGCACCTGCTACTTCCTCCACCGGTGATCGCGCCACCGCCCCTACCACCAGTGCACCGTCAGCATGCCCGATTGGGGCCAGTACATCCACACCAGCAGGACTGCCACTTCACCTCATCTCCATGCCATCATCACTGTTCCCGGTTTCGTCGTATGTCCTCTCGTCGACGACGGCGCCGGAGTTCACGATGGCAATGCCTCCAACACTGACCGTGTCCTCCGTCCCTAGCCACAAGGTTCTCTACGGGGGAGTGGACGATACCCTATTCTTGGGCGCGCCGACTAGCGGCGACGTCCAGGGCGACGCACCCAGGCCATACGACGTTGTGCCACCCGCTGGCCACACCCTGACCTGGCACCTCCGCGGTTCTACAAGCTTGACTTCCCCACGTATGACGGCGCCCGGGACCCTTTCAATTGTCTCAACCAATGTGCACAGTTCTTCCGCGGCCAGCGCACCCTGGCCTCGGACTGCACGTGGCTGGCCTcctaccacctcaccggagccgcGCAGACGTGGTACTATGCCCTCGAGTAGGACGAGGGCATGCTCTCGTGAGAGCGCTTCTGCGAGTTGTGTACCCTCCGCTTCGGCCCAACAGTTCATGGCACCTGCCTATTCGAGCTCGCACGTCTACCATTCACATCTTctgtgcaggagtatgctgatcgcTTCAATGCCGTGTTGTGCCATGCCCGTGGTCTCTCAGGCCCCTAGAAGGCCAAGTTGTTCGTGGGCGGGCTCTCGGACCACATTCGCATCGACGTCGAGCTTCTCGAGCCGCGGGATCTCAAGTCGGCCATGTACTTGGCCCGGGCCTTCGAGGCCTGCGCAGCTGCGTCGCCACCGGCCCCGACGGCGCGGGGCGCCAATTCCCCGCCGTGCGGGACAGCCTGCGCCAACTCGAGCCCCGCTGTGCGCGCCGCTGCAGCAACAACCTCCAACACCTAGGGGGCACGCCAACCCCAGCAGAAAACGACAGCCCTTCTCACCAGTTTCGTCATCTCTCCCCTACCGTACAACAACCCGAGGCCACGTCTGTAAACGCCTCTTCTACTTGGAGTTGGCCGACTTCATTGACGATGATATCCCGGCCAACATCTCTGCCACAACAGGTCCTCATGACCATGACGTTGTGGCAGGGACTGCTCCGGGTGGATGAATTTTCGACGCCTCTACCCAactcgaggacgagctgttttTGCAGGCAGGGAGAGATGTTATGGCCGGCATCAGCTATAAGAGATGCCGAAAATTAGGATCAGGAGGCTTAAGGGCCAAGTTATCATTAGATATGGAGATAGCTATTAGATAGGAGTTAGTTAGATAATATAAGATGAGAAGCTATTAGATAGGAGTTAGTTAGATAAGATGAGAGGAGGGACTATAAAACAACTCTGTACGCCTCTATTTGGAATCAAGCAGAAGCAATTACTATTGCCCGCTTCCCCAGGGAGTAGGGCGAACCCCTAGCTGCCACCCCTTCTTCCTCCTCTCGCTTGCAGCCCACTCTGAACAGTAACGCGGGTACTGTAGCTGCCACTCCTCCGTctcccccccctctctctcttgcTCGCTCGCTCAGCTCGCTCGTGGGCAGCCAGGGCGCACCAACGCCGTGATCTTGGCCGGCCACCTGCGCCCCATCCCTACTCTTTACGCCACGACCCTGGTCGGATCCGCAATCATATCAGCCTCAGTAGTTAGTAGGCATTTTTTGTTTCTTTGGTCACATATAGATTTTTATTTGAAGGCTATGTTatttggatttaattttattaccTTTAGGCAATGAGGTAGTGATCATTGAGCTTTATGTTTGCAACTAATTTAGAGCCTGTGTGGACCTATTGTTCCTTTTATCTAGAGCTTGTGTGCAACTAATTTAGAGCTTTATGTTTGCTAATTGGTTCCTTTTATTACAGGTTGTGGCAGAGAACCTTCTACTACCAGTGGACCTATTGTTCCTCTGAAACGGACTTTACAAGAAAGAGTGGTAGAAACAGAGAGTTGCTATTTCTGTGGGTAAGATACTACTAATAAGTATTTTTTATCGATAGATAAACAGGATCAGGTGAGCTCCTTTATATGAAAATTTGCATCATTACATAATGTCAGGTATGGCCACACAACGATTGGAAATATCAATCCAGACACGATTATTTTCTGTAACCAGGTCTGTTCTGCTTAATGCTTATGTCCAACGCATTGCCTTTGATAGATTGCTGGCTTCTGAATTGTGCCTTGTTACTATATGCAGTGCGAGAGACCATGCCACATCAAATGTTACAACAATAGAGTTGTAAAAAAGAAGGTTTCTGACCTTTTCACTTATGGGTGAAAGGAAGGCCTGCCATTGTGAATGATACATCTGAATAATTAAACTGAACATTTCAGGTGCCTCTGGAAATTTTGAAAGAATACATGTGTTTTCACTTCTTGTGCTGCCAAGAATGTCAATCACTCCGTGCCCGTCTAGAAGAAGGACTGGAAAAGTGTGTAGGGATTACCTTCCTTAGACGGATAAGATCTAATATTTGTTGGCGACTTTTAAGTGGAATGGATGCAAGTAGGGATGTCAAACTCTACATGCCTCAGGTCATTGATATCTTCAAAGTAAGTTGTTCTTTCGCTTATAAATTGTGCCTCTTCCTGTCAGTAGCATCTTGGCTGCTAATAGTCTCACCGTGATCTCTGTACCTCATAGGATGCATTTATGGATTCTACTGATGAGCACAGTGACATCATCTCAGACATGGTTAATGGGTATGTTCTTGCTTATTTTGCTAACTCTTAATTCATATATGAGTGGGCTGTGGGTTCATTGATCTGTGTTTACCTTTAGTCTCTTTTTTTCATTAATTGAAGTATGTATGTATACAATCTAAACTTCATGGTTGCAGCAAAAATGGAGACCAAGAGAAGGATTTTCGAGGAATGTATTGTGCACTGTTAACTGCAAGGTGGTTCTTTTCCGTGCCATGCTTTTCATTATTATGCCATTTTGTTTTCTAGTCTTCATAGTGATGCCTctggcgaaagggcctctagcctagtGGTGAAGGGCTTTCGAGTAACACCTCCAAGTCCTGGGTTCGATCCTCCTCGGGACGAATTTTCAGGATTGGTTAAAAAATCCACTCATCGTGCTCCATCCGCTCTCGGGTTACGATGTTCTATgcgccaccctccggttgggccgttgcagagtggacggTTGACTCCGGCCTATTAGTGATAGGGGGtagggttcggggattttctgGTCCGGGACCATTATCTCGGTTCctacttaatataataccgggacgACGGTCTTTCCCTCGGCTGAATTTTATAGTGATGCCTCTGTTATGCATTTAATCCTTGCATTTTTATGGTTCTGCGTGCAGAGTTTACAAAAAGAGCACACATAAACTGCAAATTGTTAGTGTCCTCAAACTGAGGTTTTTTTGTTGCTGGTATTCTTACATTTTCCCATTTTGATTTTATTGCAGCACACATGTTGTCTCTGCTGCGATTCTGAAAGTGCGCATCGAACAAATCGCAGAACTTGTCCTCATTGCTACTCGTAGCGAGTGCAGAAAAAAGGTGGAATTGACTTGAACCAGTCACTCTATAGCTGATATTGTATGATTCTACATGTCCCACTCCTAAAAAAAGAAGAGGGATGCATAACTAGAGTATCCATGAGTCATTGGCGACATatcaaaaaaagaaaaagaaaaatgatTTGGAATATATTTAATCATCAAGCATTAATCGTACCAGCAAATATTTTGGAATTAATGTTAATTTTCCAACCGTTATATCTGGTCCCTGGGTCCCATATGGGAGTCCAATATTTTTAAGGACTGACATGTGATAATGCTGTTTTCATTTGATAATTCTGAATGAAATCATTTCAGCTATTTTTTTACCTAGGAGTATTATTGTTTGGCGTTTTTTTGTGCAGGGTTACTTCATACTTCTCCTAAAGTCGATCGAGGCAAATTTGAGAGCCTGGAATGTAAGCCTTCTTACTGCGCCTGTTGACCCTGAAATGGCACAAATCTGGTCAGAGAAGCTCGGGTTCACCATTTTATCAGCTGAAGAGGTAACCACATTCTCTGTCGCATATTCTTCTGGTTCATGGCATGATGAAATTATTCAATTAATTTTTTGAGCAAAGACTAACTGAATATTACAAATTGTCTCCTTTGTTTTGCTAATACTAACAGTATTATCGCTCACATGTTGTTCTGTTGACAGAAGGAGTCAATGCTGGAGTCGCACCCCTTGGTGATGTTCAAGAACCTAGTCTTGGTGCAGAAATCACTTGCTTGAGCAAATCTGATCTATGTTTGTTTGTACTACTTTAGAAATGAAAACCCGGTTTCGAGAGCTTAGACAGTACGGGGTTAGGCCGTGTTAAGtcattttgtttattatttagatttaaaatatttttaaactATTTAAATATATATTATAAATTATATCTCTACGCTTGAGCGGGAAACTGGAACAGTCCCAAACACTCCCATAGAGTTTAGACGGACTAGATGTTCGTGTATTGTTACGGTTTTATGTCACATGGACACAGAtagattttgttttaataaataaaatatatgTGCTCTAATGGTTAGGTGGATGTAGATGTGAAATCAATAACTAAGGTGTGGACCCCCACAATTTTACTTTATTCTTGTTTAGAACGGGAAGAGGTGAAAGTTAATGCTTTATATAGTAGAGGTGTGTTGTTAGTTGCGTGGCCACACATGCTTTTAGGGTCTAGTTTGTGTGACTGCAGCAGGTGCTCACCTGTATAATTGATTGCACGTGCTTATTATGACATGTAAGGTCTTGTTTGGTTTGATGTGTATTTAGGAGAATTGATGGGGATTTAATATCCTTAAGCCCTGATTTGGTGACCCTGGATTccgggaggattggaggggattgagggggaaattagtttattttcccctCAATCCTCTCCAATCCTCTCGGGATCCTCtcgtcaccaaatcaacccttagggcttgttcggttattttcaatccatatggattagaggggattgatacggattgaaggagattttgacttactagggattgaaaccccctcaatccccttcaatccatatTGGGGTAGAATCGAACAAGCCCTTAtgattgatttggtgacaagaggATCACAGAGGATTGAAGGAGATTGAGAGGGAAACAAACTAATTTTCTCAATCTCCTCCGATCTCCTGTAATCCttagtcaccaaatcagcccttaatCTCTCTCGATCCATCTCTAACCAAATAAGACCTAATAAGGCCTAAGGGGATGTTTGATTTGAGGTGGTTTGAGACTCATGTGTTGTTGGTTGCGCGTGTGGAGCGCTTCATTTGCCACACATGCTTTTAGGGTCCAGCTTGTGTGACTGCAGTAGGTGCTCACTTGTATATGTGATTGCCACGTGCTTATTGTGATATGTAAGGCCTTGTTCTGTTTGATATGGATTGAGGGAATTTAATATtttccaatcccactcaatccaccccTAACCGAACAAACTCTAAGAGTCTGTTTGGTTTAAAGTGGTTTGAGGACGATCGAAGGGAATTAAATTCCTTTCAATCTCTCTCAATCTATCTCTAACGGAACAAGTCTTTAATTCACTTTTAACCGAACAAGTTTTAAGGCGGTTGGACACCTATATATCTTTCCGCCGTGCCCCGTTACACGCACACTCCCACCATAAATCCAGAGTAATACTAAACAACACTCGTTATTTGAAGGTTGACTCAAATTTTGGCATGTTTCATTATCTGTTGCTTGATGTTTCATACTATTGTTTTTTTATGTTTCGTAAGATGCACACTATTGTTGTTTGATTCCGTGTAATTCACTTGTCGATCCGCTATCGTGCAGTTATTTCATTTTCTCACCCGTTTAGTGCTAACCGTTCGAGGTGAATGTAATACATTAAAAATCCATATGATAGCAGCCTTCAAAACACACTCAAATGATATGATGCATAAACAGACTCTAAATCCATTATGATCCATTTTTATGCCTGGTCGTTTACTATGGGCACGAAGTTTGCAGTTAGTAACGTTTCTACGTCTATATGCATCAACTGATGTACTGTTTGGAAGCACCCAATTTTTAAAATACTGGTTTATAGAAATTAAAGTGATTTCAAACATATCCGTTTATGACTAAGTTTATAGAAATTAGATTctcagtttcttaaaaaccaagaaaCTAGCTTCACCTAGCTAAAAAAAAATTGGATTGTCTCGACGTTGTGCCATCACACGCCAACCAATTATCTGAAGTGTCTCATATGTTGTTCTGGTCTGGAATATATCGGCCAAATCTGTGGGGTAGCGTCTCATAAATTGCAAAAGACCGGTAACAGGACGACGGGCAACCATGCGAAGAGAGTTAGAAATAGCATAATCAACTTTGCAGTGCACCGGTCATCATGCGCTATCTCCGAATGAAAAAAAAACAACGAGGCCAAACATAGCAGAGCTGTGTCCCAGCTATCTGCATTGCCCGGCCATGCCATGCCAAAGTGAACTCTCGGTTCGGCTGCCCACCATCCAATAAATGGCGAATCTAACCAAAAATATTATCGGGTAGCAAGGTCAGGTTTGCTACATGATACAAATTTTCTTGAACTTTAACTGTGTTTTTCTAAAGAATTTATAAATTTTATCCGGGTGACTAACACCCCTAGATCCACCCCTGCAATCCAAGTTTTGTGCCGTGAAATATCGCGACAGATCAATGAGCCTAGCCGCACCATCCTACAGTCTTGTTCGTCGTGAAGCCAGCATGCGATGAACCAGTGTCCTGCTGAGGAGCGGGCTTTGGCTGCCTTGGCTTGGCAGGGTCAACGAAGATGACCCATCCATCCAGGAACTTGGCGTTCATCTCCTGCCGCGCTCTCTCGGCCTCTTCTATGGTGGCATATCTCACGAAACCGAAACCCTTTGACCTCCCAGAAACTCTATCCGTCACCACTTTTGCTGCACACAGTAACACAAAAGCACACTACAATTAAGAGTGAGGAACAGGATGAACAGAGGCCTGAACATAACTACTCGAAGAAAGCTTCCCGTGTACCTTCAAGGAGCCTCCCGAAAGGAGCAAATGCACCCTGGAGCTTCTCATCTGTCGTTAACCTTGAAAGGCCTGCGCCCAAGTTAATGTAAATCAGGACCCTCAAAGCAGTTTATTTTTATGGAAAACCTACAGGTGAAAATGAACTGGGAGCTGCTTCTTACTGAGAGAAGTGTTTATTACTGAGCATAGCGGCAAACTACAACCGATGGACATGGAACACGGCCATTTTTATGCACTGGTAAAAAGAAAATCAAGCAAAACGCACAGGTGCAATAGGATTTGACGGCACAAGAGCTGCAGGATGGGATGCAAACTAGGAGTCTGTAACAGGTTTAAATGCTGTGCTTCATCGATAAAGCTTACTGGTTATCCCTAGTTCCCCAAATGGATTGCTCACAAACATAGCATTAAGGTATCCAAGTGCCCGCAGCTTTAAATTCACGCACACACCTGTTTTGTATTAGTGCGACGAGTTTGGTGGGACGGGGCGAAGCGGAGAGACGTTACCACTGACGAAGAGGTTGGGCGTGGTGAGCGGTGGCACGTTGGCGACCTCGGTGGCGTCGCCGAATATGGAGGACGGAGAAGACGAGCCGAAGCCGGCGGAGGAGCAAAAGGTAGCGCGCAGTACGGAGGAGGAGGCTGGAATAGAGCTGCAGAAGAGGCGTCGAAGCAGCGCCggggcggcggcggaggcggccATGGCCGTCGCCTGCAGCTAGAACCCTACCCGCCTCTGGTTTCGGGCTTTCGGCTTTTGGGTCGCGGGCGGGCGGAGGTTCGGCTACATACTTTCTCTGGCTTGCCTCTTTAGGACTTTAGGTTGATAAAAAATAAACaattttagttttaatttaatatAAAAAATCACAGTGAAGTATGTGACGATATGTATATGCatatgtgtatcactactcacataaATAATAAATAATAGTAAAATATGTATAACTACAAAGAACGGATTGTACCCTACGGAGGGATCGATGCTGAAGGTATCAGtgactccattcacacgagacatcttgtGTGTATGTTTAGTCGTATGCAGTCGATGCAGTCAGATGCACgtagtgcagtccctcgaacggtgcCAGCGCTGAGGAAGTTGACCAGTGATGATTGAGCGGACGaagcgagcagtcgcgagtacgctccccaaaaataTGATCGCctgcacacccgtgcaagtgtcgcTCTGCAGACGACGATTTCGGAGGCATGCTCTTCCAcactctgtgctcgcagaaggtgggacggGAATGACTGTGTGCAATGCGTCTGAGACTGTTCATTGTGCTGTCATCACCAGAAGCAGCCCCACCTCCGTATATATATACACGCGTAGAGGGAGGCCAACAGACAGTAACGGTCGCCATCAGAGCTACCGTTACAGCCAGCCAGAAACTGACGCCATCAGTGACGTCCGTTACTAGCTGACAACCATTACAATCCATCAGTTACTAGCCATAACACAGGAAACAGCCAGTAACGGACGACCGTAATGGACGGTCATCACTCTAGACAAAATGTGCAACCGTTagaaaggaatattcggaccaaggtccgatatACATATACCACACCCACGGCCACGACcatggcccggccggcggcgcgcacgtgtggcagtccttcatccttttctcaccttctcaatagatgcactaatggtccacctattaagttgattgaattgtcgcttgaacttccggtatggtactaaagtactagtacaccgtagcattaaagtgagcctttagcattgactattattgaatattaatatggACCAGGCCCACATTAAttaaacaatccccaccaaattcCAACTCACACTAAAATGATGtcatcatctcaaacgtttgatatactggtgtttcgatggagattGTTAAGTTGAACATTTACCTAGAATCtagactacacttgaccacaactgcacaatggactagaccttgaattgacagttttgcgtggaataagtttcatctaaactctttaccagtactagattgttgagcgcatcccctctggttggagcatataag
It contains:
- the LOC100279211 gene encoding uncharacterized protein isoform X1 — protein: MFGNLAIGFLLVIRYNQKGFPVFITLSCVRHWSALQFEKHVGAESKNQNGNILLINDKLLYDLFHELRNWPPCAEEFWATAGVLMTVPATEASSAPQGQQAGAPASWEPNGVQVDGVTVDPPLPGRGAMVMLTEEEKASLCLLGLKQSSSTAELDTICGIEGPAAEQIKDEAGGDHVMHDALVGVTETEYQLDSDLRDVRGLLSTGLLEGFRVTYMKDEVEEVGRINGQGYSCGCSKCNYNSNIMNACEFEEHYGQSFDNQIDHIFLDTGISLFRVVEALKPCKLNMLGDFIEEKIGFPPNLDEYNKWKASFQKRKDYLDAVASDGCLTQSSQGLAAGEMIYSLRDYLKDSVSNSISNLNWSASKRRSGRRFRQGDTGTSTPTFSGSPGKGGFGHSTDTSEKKGTEETHSENTGDPLSIDGVKSDSPLPTAVTTNHSKHDSTNLGLSLSSPVKITQRPLRNCSIDSKSKESKTRDTTLHPLIFKEDGLADNTLLTYKLKNGEALKQGYKRGTCIICNCCNQEFSPSHFEEHAGMGRRRQPYHNIYTLEGLSLHKLALQLQDHLNPNGFDNASVSSVSDYHNLTSSGCGREPSTTSGPIVPLKRTLQERVVETESCYFCGYGHTTIGNINPDTIIFCNQCERPCHIKCYNNRVVKKKVPLEILKEYMCFHFLCCQECQSLRARLEEGLEKCVGITFLRRIRSNICWRLLSGMDASRDVKLYMPQVIDIFKDAFMDSTDEHSDIISDMVNGKNGDQEKDFRGMYCALLTASTHVVSAAILKVRIEQIAELVLIATRSECRKKGYFILLLKSIEANLRAWNVSLLTAPVDPEMAQIWSEKLGFTILSAEEKESMLESHPLVMFKNLVLVQKSLA
- the LOC100279211 gene encoding uncharacterized protein isoform X3; protein product: MFGNLAIGFLLVIRYNQKGFPVFITLSCVRHWSALQFEKHVGAESKNQNGNILLINDKLLYDLFHELRNWPPCAEEFWATAGVLMTVPATEASSAPQGQQAGAPASWEPNGVQVDGVTVDPPLPGRGAMVMLTEEEKASLCLLGLKQSSSTAELDTICGIEGPAAEQIKDEAGGDHVMHDALVGVTETEYQLDSDLRDVRGLLSTGLLEGFRVTYMKDEVEEVGRINGQGYSCGCSKCNYNSNIMNACEFEEHYGQSFDNQIDHIFLDTGISLFRVVEALKPCKLNMLGDFIEEKIGFPPNLDEYNKWKASFQKRKDYLDAVASDGCLTQSSQGLAAGEMIYSLRDYLKDSVSNSISNLNWSASKRRSGRRFRQGDTGTSTPTFSGSPGKGGFGHSTDTSEKKGTEETHRLSLSSPVKITQRPLRNCSIDSKSKESKTRDTTLHPLIFKEDGLADNTLLTYKLKNGEALKQGYKRGTCIICNCCNQEFSPSHFEEHAGMGRRRQPYHNIYTLEGLSLHKLALQLQDHLNPNGFDNASVSSVSDYHNLTSSGCGREPSTTSGPIVPLKRTLQERVVETESCYFCGYGHTTIGNINPDTIIFCNQCERPCHIKCYNNRVVKKKVPLEILKEYMCFHFLCCQECQSLRARLEEGLEKCVGITFLRRIRSNICWRLLSGMDASRDVKLYMPQVIDIFKDAFMDSTDEHSDIISDMVNGKNGDQEKDFRGMYCALLTASTHVVSAAILKVRIEQIAELVLIATRSECRKKGYFILLLKSIEANLRAWNVSLLTAPVDPEMAQIWSEKLGFTILSAEEKESMLESHPLVMFKNLVLVQKSLA
- the LOC100279211 gene encoding uncharacterized protein LOC100279211, which translates into the protein MFGNLAIGFLLVIRYNQKGFPFEKHVGAESKNQNGNILLINDKLLYDLFHELRNWPPCAEEFWATAGVLMTVPATEASSAPQGQQAGAPASWEPNGVQVDGVTVDPPLPGRGAMVMLTEEEKASLCLLGLKQSSSTAELDTICGIEGPAAEQIKDEAGGDHVMHDALVGVTETEYQLDSDLRDVRGLLSTGLLEGFRVTYMKDEVEEVGRINGQGYSCGCSKCNYNSNIMNACEFEEHYGQSFDNQIDHIFLDTGISLFRVVEALKPCKLNMLGDFIEEKIGFPPNLDEYNKWKASFQKRKDYLDAVASDGCLTQSSQGLAAGEMIYSLRDYLKDSVSNSISNLNWSASKRRSGRRFRQGDTGTSTPTFSGSPGKGGFGHSTDTSEKKGTEETHRLSLSSPVKITQRPLRNCSIDSKSKESKTRDTTLHPLIFKEDGLADNTLLTYKLKNGEALKQGYKRGTCIICNCCNQEFSPSHFEEHAGMGRRRQPYHNIYTLEGLSLHKLALQLQDHLNPNGFDNASVSSVSDYHNLTSSGCGREPSTTSGPIVPLKRTLQERVVETESCYFCGYGHTTIGNINPDTIIFCNQCERPCHIKCYNNRVVKKKVPLEILKEYMCFHFLCCQECQSLRARLEEGLEKCVGITFLRRIRSNICWRLLSGMDASRDVKLYMPQVIDIFKDAFMDSTDEHSDIISDMVNGKNGDQEKDFRGMYCALLTASTHVVSAAILKVRIEQIAELVLIATRSECRKKGYFILLLKSIEANLRAWNVSLLTAPVDPEMAQIWSEKLGFTILSAEEKESMLESHPLVMFKNLVLVQKSLA